In Daphnia pulex isolate KAP4 chromosome 7, ASM2113471v1, one genomic interval encodes:
- the LOC124198033 gene encoding nucleosome-remodeling factor subunit NURF301-like isoform X1: protein MSSRGGRRRGRPPKSSYTTPHFLNSRSNVIEKPKWFLSRDGVANDNGPTGSRASSPGGSVGSFTQQYSAKKHISVTPFKKRGRKAGTRGNRGGKAYVPRPSLVITRGNDYHYGSDFDSGSDSDGPPSQGEDAELDVESDVDIPISEPESDELDDNASDISISNQSSSMRKIVESSIKSIPTPLPIWLQSDQDLPVLTLPKSSEDLLLPTHQVLPACAIYEVLRKFSSEVRLSPFRLEDFMAALQSEEMTTLLAEVHVQLLKSMLREEDVQQTWFGPLDQKDSTNSVLNFADTLTWPEVMRIYMQSDPTFAPALSLLESCEYPFTTCDVRLNLLKFLTDHFLCNTAVRQEFLSEGNIKYNDHCRVCHKVGDLLCCETCPAVYHLHCLDPPLEHVPNEDWQCPICTAQLCKGVTDCISDVERSGFLCRQESLGYDRHGRKYWFIARRIFVEETGSREEIDGDEETIAVEDRKTWYYSSPHQFEQLLAALDKTDFEKALCQELYNLRPEILRQMALTIQLTNENKGNNKSYLELDEEVAREASQTVVKVEKEEDDEADENLSVDAIKTEKEKIETEEVVEECGVEVDDDFMQQLHVESEPKVEPEETPTTGTPTANGTYSTRSKTGTIVARTYVDMKRRNLTTNGSGGVTIKEERSGTPTKSKSQSPLPSDVIFKLGMEGRHKTYVNQYTSNPLALNKNQAAEERDRKRYLSHKFSITGCGEFKWLGSTFGNRTIMQQTVRSTLLQLHSQLPAIFMHPNWAGSMRKSWIQAVNQSVSPTDLGRVLSILVACIRPVVFSSVWHESLGHIRLQRQTALEREERKKVDKKEKKDKELEEEMHRLHTVHYTKGLKHQIWKHKGEEFRLHGQWGWLWLSATRLLRRLDARKCGLRAGPWRIITCTQEEGSESRYIQCDPASGVEIYEIPSSDPAMEVVDVCAAMNDTNRRVYPKIAKKAKLDSLLDWRLKLKTAEEKNLLKTEKAPLPLKKEEVNVTNRKLTMAEMEARLEQLRKHRLTFARCYSYKCGGDSCYSPTCRAIKPLEAAILQEKEEEAKQKAALVKRRIYSNESTQGPLPLKRADDEIRSKKKKAPVKYPMMSKYMTKSNKRTIFVLPDHELKHLARRHGQGYVQGFHHGPKNNSPAWIYPSARPLFKNVWFFRTNGLQSLSTFALQVRILWACLRWEEMVTKAGNMGMDGKNQTTTDTEITTTDILKHRHIGRFLERTQYFQRRVVIPLDVPKTVREVTPSRSGLRKRKMVEAPKLSQPIVTEEWVDEDRLELWVIKQYHERIEKAAAMAAAASTTTSTPHLTRLKSTPQTMGPGGKPMTMEELKAQAEQQLRAQRTAHQLKSTTPGTPTGVVRLTLPAGNKVMLPGNKLLSTPSGATGSPMGRRILITKDGKTSQVVKTTVASPSGSAQPVLIAPSPGVAAATPTVNKLQISRGPDGKIEIRGLKPGQQLLKLSDGRFTIVSPAQPMITAQPAPAQAQTQVQPAAASDGTGTKTVVVQKAVTIAGQKTTSQIVLPAGTNTAMLAQHLASGKLQLSSVNGQQVIIRPAATPASAGSASVVKTGDTPTVVVAGQQQPAKPMMQVIQTAQGQKIIVQNLQGGSLTPQQLAAIQEQLKGQMMARTNQPGGNNKPITFAVRTSVAGATVATVSTTAAVTTTVAPTSTETSTTPAAVVSTPAVAAAVATPTTPATTTGAATVTANQNKVDEPYTVTPDYVVQALRNSLKGGNLHPDLEQKVLTRLREQEKAKRDDAEVETPTYFAASNRKRTTSGASWIDDVDTSTAMTPATGTDSKTIRPPARKIARVIEAPSTPVSSKIVSGATPANDAAADLREQKNKERAMKAAQRAKEKRHQSTCARLQGLLNRSSESLKKEILRKRASLEKELRSAITKEISALQLPSPVRQAPVAVSENQAVVVKKKEPKLQELPVVQPKATPRRNQRKRKLSSPLSPQKTLNEPEPGTSQDEEDYDASPASMPPTSKRKSKRTLSESGCSAGDKIELYCICRKPYDNSKFYVGCDLCTNWFHGDCVGITEAMSQTMTEFVCNGCKTGKTVAPRELFCLCRQPYDDSQFYIGCDRCGDWLHGRCVGVLQTESESIDEYKCPNCEPQGAFNYANTKTLGTRDYEELRKLLRQLQTHKSSWPFREPVDVKDVPDYYQVIKDPMDLQMVETKIIERRYQRLVEFIGDITKIFENCRYYNPKGSNFYRCATSLESFFVPRLKLLRSSMSN from the exons ATGTCGTCGAGAGGCGGTAGGAGACGCGGGAGGCCGCCTAAATCATCTTATACAACACCACACTTCCTAAATTCCCGATCGAACGTTATCGAGAAGCCTAAATGGTTTTTGTCTCGTGATGGAGTGGCTAATGACAATGGTCCAACTGGGTCTAGAGCTAGTTCACCGGGAGGCAGTGTGGGGAGTTTCACACAACAATACAGTGCCAAAAAACATATATCAGTAACTCCATTCAAGAAACGTGGAAGGAAAGCGGGTACAAGAGGCAACAGAGGTGGCAAAGCATATGTGCCTAGGCCTTCGTTGGTCATTACCAGGGGTAATGATTATCATTATGGCTCAGACTTTGACTCTGGTAGTGATTCTGATGGGCCTCCGAGCCAAGGAGAAGATGCAGAGTTGGATGTTGAGAGTGACGTGGACATACCAATTAGCGAGCCAGAGAGTGATGAACTGGATGATAATGCCTCAGATATCTCCATTTCTAATCAAAGTTCCTCAATGcgaaaaattgttgaatcCAGTATAAAGTCTATACCCACTCCACTCCCTATTTGGCTCCAGTCCGATCAAGATTTACCAGTGTTGACTCTACCCAAATCTTCTGAAGACCTTCTCTTGCCTACACACCAAGTGCTACCTGCTTGCGCGATTTACGAAGTCCTACGCAAGTTTAGCAGTGAG GTGAGGCTCTCTCCTTTTCGACTCGAGGATTTCATGGCCGCTCTTCAATCGGAAGAAATGACAACTCTTTTGGCGGAAGTCCATGTTCAACTCTTAAAGTCCATGCTTCGAGAGGAAGACGTACAACAAACTTGGTTTGGACCACTGGACCAGAAAGACAGCACAAATTCTGTGTTAAACTTTGCCGACACGCTGACGTGGCCAGAAGTCATGCGGATATACATGCAGAGTGACCCGACCTTTGCACCTGCACTCTCTTTACTTGAATCCTGCGAATATCCTTTTACTACCTGCGACGTCCGTCTGAACCTCCTCAAGTTTCTTACTGACCATTTTCTCTGCAATACGGCTGTCCGACAAGAGTTCCTTAGCGAgg GAAACATCAAATATAATGACCATTGTCGAGTTTGCCACAAAGTTGGAGATTTGCTCTGCTGTGAGACATGTCCAGCCGTCTATCACCTCCACTGTCTCGACCCACCACTGGAGCACGTTCCAAACGAGGATTGGCAGTGTCCTATATGCACGGCCCAACTATGCAAAGGAGTAACTGATTGTATAAGTGATGTTGAACGATCCGGTTTTCTCTGCCGACAA GAATCTTTGGGCTACGACCGACACGGACGCAAATACTGGTTTATTGCCAGACGGATCTTTGTCGAAGAAACTGGCAGCCGGGAAGAAATTGACGGAGATGAAGAAACTATTGCCGTGGAGGACCGTAAAACTTGGTACTACTCCAGTCCCCATCAGTTTGAACAGTTGCTTGCAGCTTTGGACAAGACAGATTTTGAAAAGGCTCTTTGTCAAGAACTATACAATCTAAGGCCGGAAATATTGAGGCAGATGGCTCTCACGATACAGCTGACAAACGAGAATAAAG GCAACAACAAATCATATCTCGAACTTGACGAAGAAGTTGCAAGGGAGGCCTCTCAGACGGTcgtcaaagttgaaaaagaagaagatgacgaggCTGATGAGAACCTCTCTGTCGATGCAATCAAAacagagaaggaaaaaatagaaactgaggAGGTTGTGGAAGAATGCGGTGTGGAAGTGGATGACGATTTCATGCAACAATTGCATGTGGAATCTGAACCTAAAGTAGAGCCTGAAGAAACGCCTACTACCGGTACACCAACAGCCAACGGAACTTACTCTACGCGCTCCAAAACCGGCACCATTGTGGCACGCACCTATGTCGACATGAAACGGCGAAATTTAACAACCAACGGTTCTGGCGGAGTCACTATTAAGGAGGAAAGAAGTGGCACCCCTACCAAATCAAAATCTCAATCTCCTTTACCCTCCGACGTCATCTTTAAATTGGGCATGGAAGGACGGCACAAGACGTACGTCAACCAGTACACGAGCAATCCCCTCGCGCTCAACAAAAACCAGGCAGCAGAGGAGAGAGACCGCAAGCGTTACTTGTCGCACAAGTTCTCCATTACGGGTTGCGGCGAGTTTAAGTGGTTGGGCAGTACATTTGGCAACCGCACTATCATGCAGCAAACTGTTCGTTCCACCTTGCTCCAACTGCACTCTCAATTGCCTGCTATTTTCATGCATCCTAACTGGGCTGGGAGTATGCGAAAGTCTTGGATCCAAGCTGTCAATCAAAGCGTCTCGCCAACAGACCTCGGTCGTGTCCTCTCAATCCTGGTTGCGTGCATCCGCCCAGTTGTTTTCTCTTCCGTCTGGCACGAGTCACTTGGCCACATTCGACTTCAACGACAGACGGCCCTTGAACGTGAAGAGCGGAAGAAGGTGgacaagaaggagaagaaggataAAGAACTGGAAGAAGAGATGCATCGACTACACACCGTCCATTACACCAAAGGCCTCAAGCACCAG ATCTGGAAGCACAAAGGTGAAGAGTTTCGTCTTCACGGTCAATGGGGTTGGCTGTGGTTGTCCGCAACTCGCCTTTTACGACGTCTTGATGCCAGGAAATGCGGATTAAGAGCTGGACCCTGGCGAATCATCACTTGTACTCAAG AAGAAGGCTCGGAATCTCGCTACATTCAGTGTGATCCGGCATCTGGCGTCGAAATTTATGAAATCCCATCTTCTGATCCAGCGATGGAAGTTGTTGATGTTTGCGCTGCTATGAACGATACCAACCGTCGTGTTTATCCTAAAATCGCCAAGAAAGCCAAGTTAGATTCGTTGCTCGATTGGCGCCTCAAATTGAAGACGGCCGAAGAGAAAAATCTTCTCAAAACCGAAAAGGCCCCGCTGCcactaaaaaaagaggaagtcAACGTCACGAATCGCAAATTGACCATGGCAGAAATGGAAGCACGACTGGAACAACTACGAAAGCACCGGCTCACTTTCGCACGCTGCTATTCTTACAAGTGTGGTGGTGATAGTTGCTACTCTCCCACTTGCCGGGCCATCAAACCTCTAGAAGCTGCAATCCtgcaagagaaagaagaagaagcgaagcAAAAAGCTGCACTAGTTAAAAGACGGATTTACTCGAACGAATCGACGCAGGGTCCTCTACCACTAAAGCGTGCTGATGACGAAATTcgatctaaaaagaaaaaggcgccTGTGAAATACCCGATGATGTCCAAATATATGACAAAGAGCAACAAACGGACCATCTTCGTCCTGCCCGATCACGAATTGAAGCATCTAGCCCGACGTCACGGTCAAGGATACGTTCAAGGCTTCCACCACGGCCCAAAGAATAACTCTCCGGCTTGGATCTACCCATCGGCCAGGCCGTTGTTCAAGAATGTCTGGTTTTTCCGCACAAACGGCCTCCAGTCTTTGAGCACGTTCGCTTTGCAAGTTCGAATCCTCTGGGCGTGTCTCCGTTGGGAAGAAATGGTGACCAAAGCTGGCAACATGGGCATGGACGGTAAAAACCAAACGACCACCGACACGGAGATTACCACCACCGATATCTTGAAGCATCGTCACATCGGGCGGTTTCTTGAACGCACACAGTACTTTCAACGGCGTGTGGTTATTCCACTCGATGTCCCCAAAACGGTCAGAGAAGTCACTCCATCTCGTTCCGGATTGCGTAAGCGCAAGATGGTGGAAGCGCCCAAATTGTCGCAACCCATTGTCACCGAGGAATGGGTGGATGAAGATCGCTTGGAACTTTGGGTCATTAAGCAGTACCACGAGCGTATCGAAAAAGCCGCTGCGATGGCAGCTGCAGCTAGTACGACCACCTCTACACCTCACCTTACTCGACTCAAGAGCACACCACAGACTATGGGACCTGGAGGTAAACCTATGACTATGGAGGAACTCAAAGCTCAGGCCGAACAGCAGTTGCGCGCCCAACGTACTGCCCATCAACTGAAGAGCACCACTCCTGGAACGCCAACTGGTGTTGTCCGTCTAACTCTTCCCGCCGGAAACAAAGTTATGTTGCCTGGAAACAAGTTGCTGTCTACGCCCTCTGGGGCCACTGGAAGTCCTATGGGCCGGCGCATTCTCATCACCAAAGATGGTAAAACATCTCAAGTTGTTAAGACGACGGTGGCTTCACCTTCAGGATCTGCCCAGCCTGTGCTAATTGCTCCTAGTCCTGGCGTCGCGGCTGCTACACCTACCGTTAATAAATTGCAAATCTCTCGCGGTCCCGACGGCAAGATTGAAATTCGTGGCTTGAAACCAGGCCAGCAACTTCTGAAACTAAGCGATGGCCGCTTTACGATCGTTTCACCTGCTCAACCTATGATAACCGCCCAACCAGCGCCAGCTCAAGCACAGACCCAAGTCCAACCTGCTGCAGCCAGCGACGGAACAGGAACCAAAACTGTTGTTGTTCAAAAAGCTGTAACCATCGCTGGTCAGAAAACAACGAGTCAAATTGTTCTGCCGGCTGGTACCAACACTGCAATGCTGGCTCAGCACCTAGCGTCTGGAAAACTTCAGCTAAGTTCAGTCAACGGTCAACAGGTTATTATCCGACCAGCCGCAACTCCCGCTTCCGCTGGTTCAGCATCCGTGGTCAAAACGGGCGATACACCAACCGTAGTCGTGGCCGGCCAACAGCAGCCAGCTAAACCCATGATGCAAGTGATACAGACGGCTCAAGGTCAGAAGATAATTGTTCAGAATCTGCAAGGTGGTTCCCTTACTCCCCAACAACTAGCTGCCATTCAAGAACAGCTCAAGGGACAGATGATGGCTCGTACCAATCAGCCAGGAGGCAACAACAAACCCATCACATTTGCTGTTCGGACATCAGTGGCTGGCGCAACCGTTGCTACAGTTTCTACAACGGCTGCTGTTACCACTACCGTCGCTCCGACTTCTAc CGAAACGTCTACGACGCCCGCTGCCGTTGTTTCGACACCCgctgtagctgctgctgtcgccACCCCCACAACGCCGGCAACCACGACTGGCGCTGCGACTGTCACggcaaatcaaaacaaagtgGATGAACCGTATACTGTTACTCCCGACTATGTCGTACAAGCGCTCCGCAATTCATTGAAGGGAGGAAATCTTCATCCGGACCTTGAGCAGAAAGTGTTGACGCGCTTGCGTGAGCAGGAGAAAGCGAAAAGGGATGACGCCGAGGTGGAGACTCCTACCTATTTTGCCGCCTCCAATAGGAAACGGACGACGTCCGGTGCGTCTTGGATTGATGACGTCGATACCTCAACTGCGATGACCCCCGCAACTGGAACAGATAGTAAAACGATCAGACCACCGGCTCGCAAGATTGCTCGGGTAATTGAGGCCCCCAGCACGCCAGTCTCCTCCAAGATTGTCAGCGGGGCGACACCGGCTAACGATGCAGCTGCTGATTTGCGCGAGCAAAAGAACAAGGAACGTGCAATGAAGGCCGCTCAACGAGCCAAGGAGAAACGCCACCAGTCGACCTGTGCCCGTCTGCAGGGCCTGTTGAATAGAAGTTCCGAGTCGCTAAAGAAGGAAATTCTGCGCAAACGTGCCTcgttggaaaaagaattgcgATCTGCCATCACGAAGGAGATCTCAGCGCTACAGTTGCCTTCGCCAGTTCGACAAGCTCCTGTCGCAGTCTCGGAAAATCAAGCGGTCGTCGTTAAGAAAAAGGAGCCAAAGTTGCAAGAATTGCCCGTTGTTCAACCCAAAGCCACACCTCGACGGAATCAGAGGAAACGCAAGTTATCATCACCGTTGAGTCCTCAAAAGACTTTGAATGAGCCCGAACCTGGCACTTCGCAAGATGAAGAGGACTATGATGCATCACCCGCGTCAATGCCACCGACATCCAAGAGGAAGTCCAAACGAACTTTGTCGGAAAGTGGATGCAGCGCTGGCGACAAGATAGAACTTTACTGTATCTGTCGCAAACCGTACGACAATTCCAAGTTCTACGTCGGTTGTGACTTGTGTACGAATTGGTTTCACGGAGACTGTGTCGGCATCACGGAGGCCATGTCGCAAACGATGACGGAATTTGTGTGTAATGGTTGTAAAACGGGAAAAACGGTGGCGCCTCGTGAACTGTTCTGCCTTTGCCGACAGCCGTACGATGACTCGCAGTTCTACATCGGCTGCGATCGTTGTGGAGATTGGTTGCATGGTCGCTGCGTCGGCGTTCTGCAAACGGAATCGGAGTCGATCGACGAGTACAAGTGCCCCAACTGTGAGCCGCAGGGAGCCTTCAACTACGCCAACACGAAGACCCTTGGCACTCGCGATTACGAGGAACTACGCAAGCTTCTACGGCAGTTGCAGACCCACAAGAGCTCCTGGCCGTTCCGTGAGCCAGTCGATGTCAAGGATGTCCCCGACTACTATCAAGTCATTAAGGATCCCATGGACTTGCAGATGGTTGAGACCAAGATTATAGAGAGACGCTACCAACGACTGGTGGAGTTTATCGGCGACATCACCAAGATCTTTGAAAACTGTCGCTATTACAATCCCAAAGGGTCCAACttctaccgttgcgccacatCCCTCGAATCGTTTTTTGTGCCCCGACTCAAATTGTTGCGCTCGTCCATGTCCAACTGA